In the genome of Etheostoma cragini isolate CJK2018 chromosome 5, CSU_Ecrag_1.0, whole genome shotgun sequence, the window cagaggtcaattAACTTCCACACATTggctgtgtgtaaaatgtagaTCAGAATGGTCATTAATGTAGCGATGCATTCACGGTGATGTGAAAGGAAAGCTGCTGTACGTGATCTGAACTGACCACACAGCTGGATAATCACATTTGGGGAGATATTGACTGCTTTATCATCTGGGCGAATTCCTTTCCAATGAGTCTAAATCACtggtttaaataaacacaatttgaTCTAACGAGGTGTCTTTACTTGCAACCAAAGCATTTAATCACAATCAGAGTCTAGCAAGGTACATTTAGACATTCCAGAGAACTGATTAAGAACACACACTTATTTCTAATTTGGTGGAATATTTAAGACAAATTTAATCGGACTTGCTATTACTATCAAGCATTGACAGTATATAATTAAAACCATCCATTAAAAGCTCAGATAATGCAATGAGCCAGGGACCTCTTCTGGACGTTTTCCTTAATGTCAACAGTTGGGATCAGTGggggaataaaaaagaaaaacaaggtaGCAACCACAAATCAAGAGAACAGTTGGAGcctataaattacattttatttgtgttagGCACGTCTTCTCCATCCATTACTATTCCATTATTGTTACCCCCTCCTCCTGCCCAGCCTTGCTTGACGGACGGGGAATGCAGCAGGGCCATCTTCTATGCACAAAGAGTAGATATTGACTTGGAGATGCTTGATCCAATGACTTTGGAGAGCGAGTCTGAAGATGCACGGTGATTACCAGCTGAGTGGTTGGATATTGATTGGGTGGTGGTCCGCAGAGATGATTGGGCTCACAGTGTATTGACCGGCTTGGTTAGCGGAGGGGAAACCGGCTACAAATTACTGGTCTGCTCTAATAATTCAGAGACCAAAGGTATCAATTttagtttatataaaaaaataaaaaataaaaaaaatcagcctGTTCTTTgggaaaacattgtttttaatattaaggAAACAGAGCAGGCATGTATGAAGGTGTGATGAATGCATTAGTTATCCCATTTAACCTCGGTTCATTAACCTTCGGTAGTCAGGTTACAGTCTCATGAAGCGCTGTCTTGTGTCTCCTCGGGAAGTGGAAGTTGGATAGGTGGAGCCACAATGAGCCGCCGGCCACGGGTCTTCCTGCGTGCCTCTAAGCTGGACTCGGGGGAGGTCCAAGGCAGCCAGGCGAGACCCCCACTGTTGCTGCTTTGCTCTGCATTGCACTTGTTCCTCAGGCTGCGGCGTACCGAGCGCTGCCCTCTAGTGGCGACAGGTCGGAACACATCCTCAAAATTAAAGTCAGCCTGCCAAGGGGCGAGATCAAAACCGGCTACCCCCCCCACCTCCTGGCTATCACAGCTTGGCCTGATGTTTTCCTGCTGGCTAGCTGCTTGATCTGGGTGTCCCTTCTCCTTCACTCCATGGTTAGTTGGGTGCTCCTCTGCCTGTTGCCCCTGCTCCTGTAGCACTGAGCTGTTTACAGAGCTCCTCCTGCCCCGCTTGGTCTTTCTCTGTGCCGGCTCTGCTAGCAGACTCAAAGTGAAAGCCAAAGGTGGGCAGTCCAAAGAAGGTGCGTCCAGAGTGCCATGGCATTCTACTTTCCCATCGGAGTCTGTGCAGTTTGTATCAGCAGAGGTCTGGGTAATACTTTGAGTGTTGACTTCTCCTTCAGGTCCAGCGGGGTTCAGAGGAGTTTCCCTTGATGCCTGAGGGTTTGTAGTAGTTTGGTCTTCACAGGACCCCTCTGTCTTTACTCCAGTCTGGTCCACAGTCTCCTCACAGAACAGAATATCATCAGCAACACTGACCTTCCTTTTCTGTAGTGCTCTCCCTCTCGGCCTTGGCCCTGCCGGCCTCCTGCCCTCCCCCGTGGGGCTTTCTTTAATGGAGTTGGGAGATGTGACGGAATCTTCTGAAGGGTCTTCCAATGCATTAGTCACAGTAATGTTACCTATCGCTTGGATGCCGTCAGCCATCTCAGGGTTCAAGTGGGTCTCATGATTTGGGGCTGTTGGaagaaatgaggaaaaatcaGGGAAATTCCTTTGTAACAATAAATGCTGCCCTCCAAACTTTTCAGGAATCCAAAACAAATTTAGGGATGATAGATTTTGAAAGGTTGTGCATCCCCCCCGCCCAACAGCATCCTATAACAGTTCCTATAAGCGGAAGTTATTGCCTGCATGTTTTACCTGTGCAGCTCGTAGAGGGAGTGTGCAGTGTTGCTGGAGACTGGCTGATGAGGGACAACGTCTCAGTGATGGGACTCAGGTTGGGGTTCTTGGAGGCAAATGCCCGAGAGCCGTACAGTGTGCGGTCCACGCTCCTGCTCCACCGCTGGGCTGCTGTGGAGGTCATCTGTTGAAAGAAATTAGAAAGGTTTGGACCGACATGTCATTGCCAATGGAAACTAGTAAGGTCAGAAAGTTATGATAGATGCTGGGGATtactgaattattattattattaatagtaacaataattataataataataatagatatgATCTGGACAAATCTTcaactgtaaaagtaaagtctTGTAAACacgaaaaatacaaaattaaaatagttATCGCAAAATACTCtactcgtttgaaagccatgatgtctctcttttatGGGGGgcccaaattctctgggcgggcaaagcagagaaaggggaggtaaccttgccccttatgacctcataaggattagattccagatcggcccatctgagctttcactttctcaaaggcagagcaggacacccagggctcggtttacacctttcACCATTTGAGtctttatttaatgaaaaataacaaattctctgattccagcttgcTAAATATGAACATGTTCTAGTTTTCTTCACTCCTTCATTTCAGCAAACTTAATATATACCAGTTGTGGACTAAACAAGTCATTTGAGGATgccatcttgggctttggaaaacacagattgacattttatagactacacaattaatcaattaatcaacaagAAAAATGATTGtaagttgcagccctaaactTCCATCCACAGCGACGTGTGTAGTTAGTGAGAAGCACAGCTCTTATGGCTCTTCATTTGTTGTACTTGTCTGGTTTATCCGATTtacttattttgttattttgcttaAAAAGGACACGTctggtgatattctatattttattatttcaacacataccatgaaaatgttaaaaccaATAAATAGATTGTGTGTGTACCCAAAGCCTCATCTTATTCCTCTGTTCCTCGTTACGGTAGGCCTAAAtaggtttaatttttattttgtaaaacagcTTTGAGTGGgcatataaacatacatacacacatacagttctTTCCCCAACTCAGGCAAACTAAGTTGTAGTTAGACTGTGCAGCTATCAGCTCCATGACCGCctcccagacagacagagccaATAGTGGAGCAGTGTGAAGAGAAATCAAACAGGCAAACTCTTCCGACTCACCTTCATCTTCCCAGAGGCCGACTTGGCAGCCGAGCGTGTCGACCTCTTCACAGGTTCGCTCTCCTCTGGCTGCTGGGGGACCAGTGTTGGCATTAGGATACATTTTATACACTGTCTCTCTGccacacactctcaaacactTAAAGTGGATATCCTCGGACGTGGTTCGGTTCAGATGCAGAGGAATTAAACAGTAGATTAGATCGGAGCATGTTACGGCGcctaaattattaaaatgatgtCTCGTCTGGTAAAAGGGAGATTTCTACAAGTGAGCTCAAGCTGAAAGCAGTTTGTTGTAATAGCAGACCTTTCTCTTTAGAGTGCTGCAGTGAGCTGGAGCCTCACCACCACATGCACGCGCTGGTCCTGGCTGCTGTGGAAGAGATTTAGACATTTTCAGTGTTAGACATGGAATGATAGCAGTGCGGAAAGGTGCAGACGACGGTAATAATCAGGTCCTATATCTTGTGAACTCCCAATGACCTATCCAAGAAACTagattcaaaaaaatgaaataaataaaaaccagcGCTGTACTGCTAGCAGACCTTTTTCTTCCTTTGGTTTCTAGATTGGGCCGGAGCTTCCACACCAGCTCCATGTTGCTTCTCCTTCTCTGGCAAGGACGTAGGCTCGTCCAGGGCATCCGTCTGGTAGGTTGTGCTGGGTTTAGTCTCAGACTCTGAGGGAAATTGACAGCATTTCAGCTAAAATGACACCTGTTGAGACTAGTAATAGACTGATTTTATCAGCCGGCCGAtcattgtgtttgttcatgtatcGGTTGATACGCGGCTGCTGTGTTCGCCGATAGTTTCCCCCGACATTATTTCCAGACGGGCGTCCACAGGCCGCTCTTTGTAGCTGGAGATGCTGCAGGTCACGTGCAGACCGTGCCCTGCGCCCTCCCCCAGACACTAGCAACAtggcagtcttaaattacaaatcaagcactttatttaaatggctacttttcaggtttattgtttttacttaaattatttaaatgcttTGACAATTGACATTTTGGCCTGATTATACCTGTCTCACAATATGTCAGCAAGCAGCGCATCCTCAAGGCTGTGTTAGATGgtgatgaaagccttttacccttgCAGTTAATatatgcagtgcacccatccaCATGATGTGTATTGCACACATCATGtgggtgatatgaatgtaagatgattgcagaagtgacactgatctgggaatttggttattatttttaaagaaatggcagagcagtCGGCAGGCTTTACATTTGTATTATGTtaattgagggagcaaaagcagtacCGGCCTCAAATATCGGCTCAAGAAAATCAGTAGCCCTAAGGCTGATGTAAAGGAAATTGGTATCGGCactaaaaaaatccatttcGGTCGATCTCTAGTTGAGACTGTCAGCTGTATGACTTTGATACAGCTGAATTTGAATATCAAAAGGGTCTGTACTGTCTTTGATTtgcaaatattgatttaaaatgtccctggtatttacatttttctatacTGGACGGGCAATTGGCTTGATTTCAATGATAAACTTGAGCCGTGACAGACCGgccgacagacacacacagacacagacacactgacgGCAGTTCACCTGTCAGAATCTGTGAAAGAGACTCCTCATTGAAAGCAGTGTTCAAATTCAACGGCTGAGGATCCCACGCATATcctgaaaatttaaaaattaaaaaggatttttatcatttaaacagAGTCTGACTGCAgaattgcaaataaataaagtgtaataACAAACCTGTATCTCTTGTGTCCGCAGAGTCAATCTCCTCCATTGAAGGGAAAACAATCTAGgacaagaaaataaagaaaaacaatgttgttcAATGCTGACTGTATCATGTACAATCCAGAACAGATAGTGGGGCATATTCTGGTTCTTGCAAgtaataaacaaacataaatcaCAAGTTATCTTTTCAGACCTTTATCCAGTTACTGTaatatagagaaaaaaaacagactctTAAACTGTCAACAATTCCAAATGTGTCAGtactgataaaaaaaagcagCCCTAGATGCTTGTGAATATTTTTGTAGAAAGCTGAGAGTATTTCAATCTAAACTTTTAACGTTTTAACATGTATAGAAGAGTATACACCATTCTAGCACTACAGAAATATTACCAATCTTAAAACTATCCTGGCATCTTGTCTACCTTTCCATCCTTCTCTACGACGTCCTCTCCCACAGACGCCATCCTGCGGTTGCGAGGCATTGCAAGTGTAGGTGAGGCACCAAACCCAGAGGGGCTGCTGGGATCTGGCTGAGCTTGTGGCGTTTGGGATTCACTCCTCTGCGGCGTCTTCAGCAGTGAGCGCAGCTGTAAGCTCCCACCTGGTGTGGGTGCCCGGCCCGGGGTGCCCCCCTTCTGTAGCGGTGTGCTGGGGGGTAGGTTCTTATCAAAGAACTCAGGAGAGAGCGGACCTCCAAAGTGCaccctcttttttgttttcttaacagTGGACGTCCCGGTTGAGTCATCCTCTCCTGCAAAGACAGTAACCTTAAATGCACAAATAAGCCATTTACCTTGCGTTGCTCCCATTACACAATGTACGAGGCAGAAAGTAAAGCACCTTTACTACAAACTCTTGGCTTTTCATTCTCTCTATACTCTATAATCGTCTTTCTTACAGACCGATAACCAATTTATTTATGGTGCAGGGTACTTGCAGGTATAATCAACACGGAATAAAGGTTTTATCGTATTTCgaattttgtcaatattgtgtAAGTTCCtctcaacttaaaaaaatgaggTCACTAAGTCATGTCTGTGGTATCAATATTGGGACAAGTGAATTTGCTAATATAAGTACAGGTCTTGTGAGTGATGGCGGTTGATCCCTATGCTGCACAACTGTTGCACATTGTTGATTGATTGTCTATTTGATACCAACACTGGCACTGAGAACCCTTAACACTCTCCTTGTAACTAAGGAAGCACACTATAACTATAAATACACATGGTGTTCTCCAACACAGAAAATTCAAAAGCTGTTTATTATCATGAACTTCCTCTCTCTTGGAACGCAACCTGGATACACTGCATCAAGCCTGTTCCATTTATCTTGGAAGTCGGAAGCCAAAGCTGGGAATGACCAAATATTCCATTTACAAGTCGGacttcattgttttcattagctcTAGCTAGGCTAGCCACTGTGTGCAATACCagtttatattgtttttgtgcatacaaacagcgtTACGAGATTGTCCACAGATAATCTATAACACAGAAGTGCTTATAACTGTATGTTATtacagctttcacaactgttgatgcactgagcagccatgttggatttttagctCTGTGGTTGCCCGAGTTCCGAGCTCGGAAACCCAAGGTCAGGGGTAGGCCTGCActtttaattgttataaaatcgtAACCTTGATTCATCctgttcatgatttaattttcaaaaaaatgattttttttcttatgaatttaattctcatttaattttacaagccaacTGCATCCCAACTGCTACatctttcttctgtgagttttaaccAGACTGAATACAATCGGTGTTGAGGCGCTACCAAGCGCTgcgatgctctcccttctcttcattgaagcctctgtcTACAGGCGCGTGGTGATGCGCCTTGTGCTGTAGGTGCTACAGCTACAGGTGGTTTGGTACTAccagtttgttttgtcatgtttcatgtgtgcaataaacattacacgtcgtgagaaaacattttttgttagaGAATCGGGATATCAATTCTAAGGTGTGTTTATTTCGACTTTGACCTCAGAAAATCTGAGCACAAATGGAACACACAATAAATGTACTAAGCCTCAAAGGCCGGGCTGAACCAAGATAAAAGGCCAGTTCCTCTTGCATGGCCATTAGAGCTGTTTGTTTACCTGTGGGCTTCATCTCCAGCAAAGAGGGGACAGAGGGGATGTGAAAGGGGGATGATGATCCTGGGGCATCACCGGGTGGTGGTGGGCCGAGGCTTTGGAGTTCAAAAAGACTGTCCTGTTGAGAGAGAACACATGAGCTCCATGACTGTAGTTCAAAAAGCAGCAGTAGCTCAACACCACAAATACAGCTTCGATAATGCCATAGAAAAGCAGATCAGAAGACTGGGGCTGTGAGGTGAAAGTAAGAACATGAATATAGGAGAGAAAAGAACACTACAAACTACAGAGGGTACTCAAAACTGTCATAgtaacatttctaaaaatggTGCTTTCACTCTTGTTGCCTGCATGACCAGACAGGTTGAGGACTTTAAAGCAAGACAGCGCTAGACAACAGGTCTGCCTTGTTATCCCCTTCTGTGTGGCTCAAGTTGCAAAACATACGATTATTACTTGGCACCATGATGCAACGGAAGTGTGCTATACTGAGCCTGTGGCCATTACACTTTTTGTTTAGAAGATTGAATGCTTGGCTGGTTAACATTTTCAatatcactttattttaaaaagagatcTGCTTGAATTACTGAATCTGGTTGTGCTGTCAATTACACATCATCTCTTTACTggtttcagctgtgcttttgaaagtgtttttttccatgtggAAAA includes:
- the cdca2 gene encoding cell division cycle-associated protein 2 isoform X4; translated protein: MYTMATVEMNTASTEGDQKENASPSEEDSPPVFIDPSDPLKFSELTPCQFGISVQSFIPVSVNSKDKSRLAQIKKARRRSSVGVRGSPETNSLIRFVAQQRMKTPPTFKTPELVRSSPFLPRVSSTLRQKMASFQSLMDVEESEVCDPMPKQDSNTGGCIKTRDYLSDGNGHNGGKENYPPMTTPVPCKRRRLGPREGCEVEIREGSTPISNFRLTEQEEEKEPVTNVVTQGPLPSTETREETKAVLISPTLHTLLELQGCSPAENQQDSLFELQSLGPPPPGDAPGSSSPFHIPSVPSLLEMKPTGEDDSTGTSTVKKTKKRVHFGGPLSPEFFDKNLPPSTPLQKGGTPGRAPTPGGSLQLRSLLKTPQRSESQTPQAQPDPSSPSGFGASPTLAMPRNRRMASVGEDVVEKDGKIVFPSMEEIDSADTRDTGYAWDPQPLNLNTAFNEESLSQILTESETKPSTTYQTDALDEPTSLPEKEKQHGAGVEAPAQSRNQRKKKPGPARACGGEAPAHCSTLKRKPEESEPVKRSTRSAAKSASGKMKMTSTAAQRWSRSVDRTLYGSRAFASKNPNLSPITETLSLISQSPATLHTPSTSCTAPNHETHLNPEMADGIQAIGNITVTNALEDPSEDSVTSPNSIKESPTGEGRRPAGPRPRGRALQKRKVSVADDILFCEETVDQTGVKTEGSCEDQTTTNPQASRETPLNPAGPEGEVNTQSITQTSADTNCTDSDGKVECHGTLDAPSLDCPPLAFTLSLLAEPAQRKTKRGRRSSVNSSVLQEQGQQAEEHPTNHGVKEKGHPDQAASQQENIRPSCDSQEVGGVAGFDLAPWQADFNFEDVFRPVATRGQRSVRRSLRNKCNAEQSSNSGGLAWLPWTSPESSLEARRKTRGRRLIVAPPIQLPLPEETQDSAS
- the cdca2 gene encoding cell division cycle-associated protein 2 isoform X3 — its product is MYTMATVEMNTASTEGDQKENASPSEEDSPPVFIDPSDPLKFSELTPCQFGISVQSFIPVSVNSKDKSRLAQIKKARRRSSVGVRGSPETNSLIRFVAQQRMKTPPTFKTPELVRSSPFLPRVSSTLRQKMASFQSLMDVEESEVCDPMPKQDSNTGGCIKTRDYLSDGNGHNGGKENYPPMTTPVPCKRRRLGPREGCEVEIREGSTPISNFRLTEQEEEKEPVTNVVTQGPLPSTETREETKAVLISPTLHTLLELQGCSPAENQQDSLFELQSLGPPPPGDAPGSSSPFHIPSVPSLLEMKPTGEDDSTGTSTVKKTKKRVHFGGPLSPEFFDKNLPPSTPLQKGGTPGRAPTPGGSLQLRSLLKTPQRSESQTPQAQPDPSSPSGFGASPTLAMPRNRRMASVGEDVVEKDGKIVFPSMEEIDSADTRDTGYAWDPQPLNLNTAFNEESLSQILTESETKPSTTYQTDALDEPTSLPEKEKQHGAGVEAPAQSRNQRKKKQPGPARACGGEAPAHCSTLKRKPEESEPVKRSTRSAAKSASGKMKMTSTAAQRWSRSVDRTLYGSRAFASKNPNLSPITETLSLISQSPATLHTPSTSCTAPNHETHLNPEMADGIQAIGNITVTNALEDPSEDSVTSPNSIKESPTGEGRRPAGPRPRGRALQKRKVSVADDILFCEETVDQTGVKTEGSCEDQTTTNPQASRETPLNPAGPEGEVNTQSITQTSADTNCTDSDGKVECHGTLDAPSLDCPPLAFTLSLLAEPAQRKTKRGRRSSVNSSVLQEQGQQAEEHPTNHGVKEKGHPDQAASQQENIRPSCDSQEVGGVAGFDLAPWQADFNFEDVFRPVATRGQRSVRRSLRNKCNAEQSSNSGGLAWLPWTSPESSLEARRKTRGRRLIVAPPIQLPLPEETQDSAS
- the cdca2 gene encoding cell division cycle-associated protein 2 isoform X1, which gives rise to MYTMATVEMNTASTEGDQKENASPSEEDSPPVFIDPSDPLKFSELTPCQFGISVQSFIPVSVNSKDKSRLAQIKKARRRSSVGVRGSPETNSLIRFVAQQRMKTPPTFKTPELVRSSPFLPRVSSTLRQKMASFQSLMDVEESEVCDPMPKQDSNTGGCIKTRDYLSDGNGHNGGKENYPPMTTPVPCKRRRLGPREGCEVEIREGSTPISNFRLTEQEEEKEPVTNVVTQGPLPSTETREETKAVLISPTLHTLLELQGCSPAENQQDSLFELQSLGPPPPGDAPGSSSPFHIPSVPSLLEMKPTGEDDSTGTSTVKKTKKRVHFGGPLSPEFFDKNLPPSTPLQKGGTPGRAPTPGGSLQLRSLLKTPQRSESQTPQAQPDPSSPSGFGASPTLAMPRNRRMASVGEDVVEKDGKIVFPSMEEIDSADTRDTGYAWDPQPLNLNTAFNEESLSQILTESETKPSTTYQTDALDEPTSLPEKEKQHGAGVEAPAQSRNQRKKKQPGPARACGGEAPAHCSTLKRKQPEESEPVKRSTRSAAKSASGKMKMTSTAAQRWSRSVDRTLYGSRAFASKNPNLSPITETLSLISQSPATLHTPSTSCTAPNHETHLNPEMADGIQAIGNITVTNALEDPSEDSVTSPNSIKESPTGEGRRPAGPRPRGRALQKRKVSVADDILFCEETVDQTGVKTEGSCEDQTTTNPQASRETPLNPAGPEGEVNTQSITQTSADTNCTDSDGKVECHGTLDAPSLDCPPLAFTLSLLAEPAQRKTKRGRRSSVNSSVLQEQGQQAEEHPTNHGVKEKGHPDQAASQQENIRPSCDSQEVGGVAGFDLAPWQADFNFEDVFRPVATRGQRSVRRSLRNKCNAEQSSNSGGLAWLPWTSPESSLEARRKTRGRRLIVAPPIQLPLPEETQDSAS
- the cdca2 gene encoding cell division cycle-associated protein 2 isoform X5 is translated as MYTMATVEMNTASTEGDQKENASPSEEDSPPVFIDPSDPLKFSELTPCQFGISVQSFIPVSVNSKDKSRLAQIKKARRRSSVGVRGSPETNSLIRFVAQQRMKTPPTFKTPELVRSSPFLPRVSSTLRQKMASFQSLMDVEESEVCDPMPKQDSNTGGCIKTRDYLSDGNGHNGGKENYPPMTTPVPCKRRRLGPREGCEVEIREGSTPISNFRLTEQEDSLFELQSLGPPPPGDAPGSSSPFHIPSVPSLLEMKPTGEDDSTGTSTVKKTKKRVHFGGPLSPEFFDKNLPPSTPLQKGGTPGRAPTPGGSLQLRSLLKTPQRSESQTPQAQPDPSSPSGFGASPTLAMPRNRRMASVGEDVVEKDGKIVFPSMEEIDSADTRDTGYAWDPQPLNLNTAFNEESLSQILTESETKPSTTYQTDALDEPTSLPEKEKQHGAGVEAPAQSRNQRKKKQPGPARACGGEAPAHCSTLKRKQPEESEPVKRSTRSAAKSASGKMKMTSTAAQRWSRSVDRTLYGSRAFASKNPNLSPITETLSLISQSPATLHTPSTSCTAPNHETHLNPEMADGIQAIGNITVTNALEDPSEDSVTSPNSIKESPTGEGRRPAGPRPRGRALQKRKVSVADDILFCEETVDQTGVKTEGSCEDQTTTNPQASRETPLNPAGPEGEVNTQSITQTSADTNCTDSDGKVECHGTLDAPSLDCPPLAFTLSLLAEPAQRKTKRGRRSSVNSSVLQEQGQQAEEHPTNHGVKEKGHPDQAASQQENIRPSCDSQEVGGVAGFDLAPWQADFNFEDVFRPVATRGQRSVRRSLRNKCNAEQSSNSGGLAWLPWTSPESSLEARRKTRGRRLIVAPPIQLPLPEETQDSAS
- the cdca2 gene encoding cell division cycle-associated protein 2 isoform X2; protein product: MYTMATVEMNTASTEGDQKENASPSEEDSPPVFIDPSDPLKFSELTPCQFGISVQSFIPVSVNSKDKSRLAQIKKARRRSSVGVRGSPETNSLIRFVAQQRMKTPPTFKTPELVRSSPFLPRVSSTLRQKMASFQSLMDVEESEVCDPMPKQDSNTGGCIKTRDYLSDGNGHNGGKENYPPMTTPVPCKRRRLGPREGCEVEIREGSTPISNFRLTEQEEEKEPVTNVVTQGPLPSTETREETKAVLISPTLHTLLELQGCSPAENQQDSLFELQSLGPPPPGDAPGSSSPFHIPSVPSLLEMKPTGEDDSTGTSTVKKTKKRVHFGGPLSPEFFDKNLPPSTPLQKGGTPGRAPTPGGSLQLRSLLKTPQRSESQTPQAQPDPSSPSGFGASPTLAMPRNRRMASVGEDVVEKDGKIVFPSMEEIDSADTRDTGYAWDPQPLNLNTAFNEESLSQILTESETKPSTTYQTDALDEPTSLPEKEKQHGAGVEAPAQSRNQRKKKPGPARACGGEAPAHCSTLKRKQPEESEPVKRSTRSAAKSASGKMKMTSTAAQRWSRSVDRTLYGSRAFASKNPNLSPITETLSLISQSPATLHTPSTSCTAPNHETHLNPEMADGIQAIGNITVTNALEDPSEDSVTSPNSIKESPTGEGRRPAGPRPRGRALQKRKVSVADDILFCEETVDQTGVKTEGSCEDQTTTNPQASRETPLNPAGPEGEVNTQSITQTSADTNCTDSDGKVECHGTLDAPSLDCPPLAFTLSLLAEPAQRKTKRGRRSSVNSSVLQEQGQQAEEHPTNHGVKEKGHPDQAASQQENIRPSCDSQEVGGVAGFDLAPWQADFNFEDVFRPVATRGQRSVRRSLRNKCNAEQSSNSGGLAWLPWTSPESSLEARRKTRGRRLIVAPPIQLPLPEETQDSAS
- the cdca2 gene encoding cell division cycle-associated protein 2 isoform X6, coding for MLQKWFKKFLWTSGTFFRQLVRSSPFLPRVSSTLRQKMASFQSLMDVEESEVCDPMPKQDSNTGGCIKTRDYLSDGNGHNGGKENYPPMTTPVPCKRRRLGPREGCEVEIREGSTPISNFRLTEQEEEKEPVTNVVTQGPLPSTETREETKAVLISPTLHTLLELQGCSPAENQQDSLFELQSLGPPPPGDAPGSSSPFHIPSVPSLLEMKPTGEDDSTGTSTVKKTKKRVHFGGPLSPEFFDKNLPPSTPLQKGGTPGRAPTPGGSLQLRSLLKTPQRSESQTPQAQPDPSSPSGFGASPTLAMPRNRRMASVGEDVVEKDGKIVFPSMEEIDSADTRDTGYAWDPQPLNLNTAFNEESLSQILTESETKPSTTYQTDALDEPTSLPEKEKQHGAGVEAPAQSRNQRKKKQPGPARACGGEAPAHCSTLKRKQPEESEPVKRSTRSAAKSASGKMKMTSTAAQRWSRSVDRTLYGSRAFASKNPNLSPITETLSLISQSPATLHTPSTSCTAPNHETHLNPEMADGIQAIGNITVTNALEDPSEDSVTSPNSIKESPTGEGRRPAGPRPRGRALQKRKVSVADDILFCEETVDQTGVKTEGSCEDQTTTNPQASRETPLNPAGPEGEVNTQSITQTSADTNCTDSDGKVECHGTLDAPSLDCPPLAFTLSLLAEPAQRKTKRGRRSSVNSSVLQEQGQQAEEHPTNHGVKEKGHPDQAASQQENIRPSCDSQEVGGVAGFDLAPWQADFNFEDVFRPVATRGQRSVRRSLRNKCNAEQSSNSGGLAWLPWTSPESSLEARRKTRGRRLIVAPPIQLPLPEETQDSAS